A portion of the Vibrio coralliirubri genome contains these proteins:
- the epd gene encoding erythrose-4-phosphate dehydrogenase: MLKVAINGFGRIGRNVLRAVYESGKSQQIKVVAVNELAQPDAMAHLLQYDTSHGRFGKKISNDQEHIYVHHGIGAEDKGEFDTIRILHLADIDLLPWRDLEVDIVLDCTGVYGCRDDGLAHIAAGAKKVLFSHPGANDLDNTIIYGVNHDTIEADHRIVSNGSCTTNCIVPIIKVLDDAFGIESGTITTIHSSMNDQQVIDAYHSDLRRTRAASQSIIPVDTKLHKGIERIFPKFSNKFEAISVRVPTVNVTAMDLSVTINANVKVNDVNQTIVNASQCTLHNIVDYTEAPLVSIDFNHDPHSAIVDGSQTRVSNGHLVKMLVWCDNEWGFANRMLDTVLAMQASEGKK; this comes from the coding sequence ATGCTAAAAGTCGCGATAAATGGATTTGGACGAATAGGGCGCAATGTATTGCGCGCTGTCTATGAAAGTGGCAAAAGCCAACAAATCAAAGTAGTAGCGGTCAATGAGCTTGCTCAGCCTGACGCTATGGCTCACCTATTGCAGTACGACACCAGTCACGGCCGCTTCGGTAAGAAAATCTCTAACGATCAAGAGCACATCTATGTCCATCATGGCATTGGTGCTGAAGACAAGGGCGAGTTTGATACCATTCGTATCTTACATCTTGCTGATATTGATCTGTTGCCTTGGCGTGACCTTGAGGTGGATATTGTTCTCGACTGTACCGGTGTTTATGGTTGCCGAGATGACGGCCTCGCGCACATCGCTGCAGGGGCAAAAAAGGTACTGTTTTCTCACCCAGGTGCCAATGACCTCGATAACACCATTATCTATGGTGTGAATCACGATACCATCGAAGCGGACCACCGAATCGTTTCCAATGGTTCATGCACCACCAACTGTATTGTCCCTATCATTAAGGTTCTTGATGACGCCTTTGGCATTGAATCCGGTACGATTACGACTATTCACTCTTCAATGAATGATCAACAAGTTATCGATGCGTATCACAGCGATTTACGTCGTACTCGAGCAGCAAGCCAATCGATCATTCCTGTCGATACCAAGTTGCATAAAGGTATTGAAAGAATCTTCCCGAAATTTTCCAACAAATTTGAAGCTATATCTGTGCGTGTGCCGACGGTAAACGTAACAGCTATGGATTTAAGTGTCACAATTAATGCAAATGTGAAAGTTAATGACGTAAATCAAACCATTGTTAATGCATCCCAGTGTACATTACACAATATAGTTGACTATACTGAAGCGCCGCTCGTTTCCATCGACTTTAATCACGATCCCCATAGCGCAATCGTTGATGGTTCACAAACGCGAGTGAGCAACGGCCACTTAGTTAAAATGCTAGTGTGGTGTGATAATGAATGGGGCTTTGCGAACCGAATGCTGGATACGGTTCTTGCAATGCAAGCTTCTGAAGGCAAGAAGTAA
- a CDS encoding phosphoglycerate kinase, whose product MSVIKMTDLELAGKRVFIRADLNVPVKDGKVTSDARILASLPTIKLCLEAGAKVMVTSHLGRPTEGEYNEEFSLAPVVNYLNDALDCEVKLAKDYVNGLELNAGELVVLENVRFNKGEKKNEEALSKQYAALCDIFVMDAFGTAHRAQASTHGVGTYAPVACAGPLLAAELEALGKAMDNPARPLVAIVGGSKVSTKLTVLESLSKIADQLVVGGGIANTFIAAEGHNVGKSLYEADLVETAQKLMKECAIPVATDVACAKAFDENAEAEIKHVSEVQDDDMIFDLGPDSTAALAEIIGNAKTILWNGPVGVFEFKNFEAGTAGISKAIAESAGFSVAGGGDTLAAIDKFGIKADVSYISTGGGAFLEFVEGKVLPAVAMLEERAKA is encoded by the coding sequence ATGTCTGTGATCAAGATGACTGACCTGGAACTTGCAGGTAAACGCGTATTTATCCGTGCTGACCTAAACGTACCAGTAAAAGACGGTAAAGTAACTTCAGATGCACGTATCCTTGCATCTCTACCAACTATCAAACTTTGCCTAGAAGCTGGCGCAAAGGTAATGGTTACTTCTCACCTTGGTCGTCCTACTGAAGGCGAATACAACGAAGAGTTCTCTCTAGCTCCTGTAGTTAACTACCTAAACGACGCACTAGACTGCGAAGTTAAACTAGCTAAAGATTACGTAAACGGCCTAGAGCTAAACGCTGGTGAACTAGTTGTTCTTGAAAACGTTCGCTTTAACAAAGGCGAGAAGAAGAACGAAGAAGCACTTTCTAAGCAATACGCTGCACTATGTGACATCTTCGTAATGGATGCATTCGGTACAGCTCACCGTGCTCAAGCTTCTACACACGGCGTTGGTACTTACGCTCCTGTAGCATGTGCTGGCCCTCTTCTAGCTGCTGAGCTTGAAGCGCTTGGTAAAGCAATGGACAACCCAGCTCGCCCACTAGTGGCTATCGTTGGTGGTTCTAAAGTTTCTACTAAACTAACCGTTCTAGAATCTCTTTCTAAAATTGCTGACCAGCTTGTTGTTGGTGGTGGTATCGCGAACACATTCATCGCTGCTGAAGGCCACAACGTAGGTAAGTCTCTATACGAAGCTGACCTAGTTGAAACGGCTCAAAAGCTAATGAAAGAGTGTGCTATCCCAGTAGCAACTGACGTTGCATGTGCTAAAGCATTCGACGAAAACGCAGAAGCTGAAATCAAGCACGTTTCTGAAGTTCAAGACGACGACATGATCTTCGACCTTGGTCCAGATTCAACTGCGGCACTAGCTGAAATCATCGGCAACGCTAAAACAATCCTTTGGAACGGCCCTGTAGGCGTATTCGAATTCAAGAACTTCGAAGCGGGTACAGCGGGTATCTCTAAAGCAATCGCTGAGTCTGCAGGTTTCTCTGTAGCAGGTGGTGGTGACACGCTAGCAGCTATCGACAAGTTCGGTATCAAAGCTGACGTTTCTTACATCTCTACTGGCGGTGGCGCTTTCCTTGAATTCGTTGAAGGTAAAGTACTTCCTGCAGTAGCAATGCTTGAAGAGCGTGCTAAAGCATAA
- the fbaA gene encoding class II fructose-bisphosphate aldolase yields the protein MSKIFDFVKPGVISGDDVQKVFEVAKENKFALPAVNVVGTDSVNAVLEAAAKVKAPVVVQFSNGGAAFFAGKGVKLEGQGAQVLGAVAGAKYVHAVAEAYGVPVILHTDHAAKKLLPWIDGLLDAGEEFFAQTGKPLFSSHMLDLSEESLEENIETCAKYLERMAKMNMTIEIELGCTGGEEDGVDNSDMDASELYTSPEDVAYAYEKLMAVSPRFTIAASFGNVHGVYQAGNVVLTPTILRDSQAYCAEKFGIAPNALNFVFHGGSGSSEAEIQESIGYGVIKMNIDTDTQWATWDGIRQYSADNFDFLQGQIGNPTGEAAPNKKYYDPRVWLRAGQASMVARLEKAFADLNAVDVL from the coding sequence ATGTCTAAGATCTTCGATTTTGTAAAACCTGGTGTGATTTCTGGCGATGACGTACAGAAAGTATTTGAAGTAGCAAAAGAAAACAAATTTGCTCTTCCTGCTGTAAACGTTGTTGGTACTGACTCTGTAAACGCAGTACTAGAAGCAGCTGCTAAAGTTAAAGCTCCAGTAGTTGTTCAGTTCTCTAACGGCGGCGCTGCATTCTTCGCAGGTAAAGGCGTTAAACTTGAAGGTCAAGGCGCACAAGTTCTTGGCGCTGTAGCTGGTGCAAAATACGTACACGCTGTAGCTGAAGCTTACGGTGTTCCAGTTATCCTGCACACTGACCACGCTGCTAAGAAACTTCTTCCATGGATCGACGGTCTACTAGACGCTGGTGAAGAGTTCTTCGCACAAACTGGTAAGCCTCTATTCTCTTCTCACATGCTAGACCTTTCTGAAGAGTCTCTAGAAGAGAACATCGAAACATGTGCTAAGTACCTAGAGCGCATGGCTAAAATGAACATGACAATCGAGATCGAACTTGGTTGTACTGGTGGTGAAGAAGACGGCGTTGATAACTCTGATATGGACGCATCTGAGCTTTACACTTCTCCAGAAGACGTAGCATACGCTTACGAGAAACTAATGGCTGTTAGCCCACGTTTCACTATCGCTGCATCTTTCGGTAACGTACACGGTGTTTACCAAGCTGGTAACGTTGTACTTACTCCAACTATCCTGCGTGATTCTCAAGCATACTGTGCAGAGAAGTTCGGTATCGCACCTAACGCTCTAAACTTCGTATTCCACGGTGGTTCTGGTTCTTCTGAAGCAGAAATCCAAGAGTCTATCGGCTACGGTGTTATCAAAATGAACATCGATACTGATACACAGTGGGCAACTTGGGACGGTATCCGTCAGTACTCTGCTGACAACTTCGATTTCCTACAAGGTCAAATCGGCAACCCAACTGGCGAAGCTGCTCCAAACAAGAAGTACTACGATCCACGCGTATGGCTACGTGCTGGTCAAGCTTCAATGGTTGCTCGTCTAGAGAAAGCATTTGCTGACCTTAACGCTGTAGACGTACTATAA
- the mscS gene encoding small-conductance mechanosensitive channel MscS — protein sequence MADSSTAIETPLVDGLSQAEQWLTNNSDLFIQYGVNIISALIILFIGNLIVKAVANSVSKVLQKKKMDRAVVEFIHGLVRYLLFVIVLIAALGRLGVQTASVVAVIGAAGLAVGLALQGSLSNFAAGVLIVAFRPFKSGDYVEIGGVAGSVDSIQIFQTVLTTPDNKMVVVPNGSVIGSPITNYSRHNTRRIDLMIGVSYNADLQKTKALLTKICESDERVLKEPGVQVGVHTLADSSVNFVVRPWVNTAEYWDVYFDLMQAIKEGLDNEGIEIPFPQMDVHMNKVEA from the coding sequence ATGGCTGATAGTTCGACAGCGATTGAGACTCCACTTGTGGATGGTTTGTCTCAAGCAGAGCAGTGGTTAACAAATAATTCAGATTTATTTATCCAATATGGCGTAAATATCATTTCAGCACTGATAATTCTATTTATTGGTAACCTTATTGTTAAAGCAGTAGCGAATAGCGTGTCTAAGGTTCTTCAGAAGAAGAAAATGGACCGAGCTGTTGTGGAATTTATTCACGGCTTAGTTCGCTACCTATTGTTTGTTATTGTTTTAATTGCTGCACTTGGTCGTTTAGGTGTTCAAACGGCATCTGTAGTTGCTGTTATTGGTGCGGCTGGTTTAGCCGTTGGTCTTGCACTACAAGGCTCACTCTCTAACTTTGCTGCTGGTGTACTTATCGTTGCATTCCGTCCATTCAAGTCTGGTGACTATGTGGAAATTGGTGGTGTAGCAGGTTCAGTTGATTCAATTCAGATCTTCCAAACTGTTCTAACAACGCCAGATAACAAAATGGTAGTGGTACCAAACGGTAGCGTTATCGGTAGCCCAATTACTAACTACTCTCGTCATAATACTCGTCGTATTGATTTGATGATTGGTGTTTCTTACAACGCTGATCTTCAAAAGACAAAAGCGCTACTGACTAAGATTTGTGAATCTGATGAGCGTGTACTGAAAGAGCCTGGTGTTCAAGTTGGTGTTCATACACTTGCTGATTCTTCAGTTAACTTTGTTGTTCGCCCATGGGTTAACACAGCAGAGTACTGGGATGTGTATTTTGACCTTATGCAAGCAATCAAAGAAGGCTTGGATAACGAAGGTATCGAAATTCCATTCCCGCAAATGGATGTACACATGAATAAAGTAGAAGCTTAA
- a CDS encoding IS3 family transposase (programmed frameshift), with amino-acid sequence MTTSNNTYVKRTQRDYTLGFKLQVVAAVERGDMTYKQAQTIYGIQGRSTVLTWLRKHGKMNWAQNPRINVMHQSPKPKESPAQKIKRLEKELEDEKIKNLFLNRVVDILDAEHGTSLRKKYLAKGARSLQKQEGISLVRVCRLCGITRQSVYQREKRAHHRQLDLKPIKKMVLDIRRYMPRVGTRKLYFLLKPKLQEQGIKLGRDALFNYLRAERLLVRPKHSFTKTTNSRHWMKKYPNLLKDYQPCGPESVLVSDITYVQSDEGVHYLSLVTDAFSRKIMGYELSNEMKATDVVKALDMAIKGRRYHRSCIHHSDRGLQYCSGVYQDKLKTSGIMPSMTDGYDCYQNALAERINGILKQEFLLDRCKNLEELKQLVKESINIYNNMRPHLSLMMKTPNEVHEKSQQLALLA; translated from the exons ATGACTACTTCAAATAATACCTACGTTAAGCGCACTCAGCGTGATTACACACTAGGCTTTAAATTACAGGTTGTCGCCGCTGTAGAAAGAGGCGACATGACATATAAACAGGCCCAAACCATTTATGGTATCCAAGGCCGCTCAACCGTTTTAACCTGGCTTCGAAAGCACGGGAAGATGAATTGGGCGCAAAATCCAAGGATAAATGTCATGCACCAATCACCTAAGCCTAAAGAATCACCGGCACAGAAAATAAAACGTCTTGAGAAAGAGTTGGAAGACGAAAAAATCAAGAATCTCTTCTTAAATAGAGTGGTTGATATTCTTGATGCTGAGCACGGAACCAGTCTCAGAAAAAAGTATCTAGCCAAGG GAGCAAGAAGCCTTCAAAAACAAGAAGGAATAAGTTTAGTTCGAGTATGTAGGCTATGCGGCATAACGAGGCAGAGTGTTTATCAAAGAGAAAAGCGAGCTCATCATCGTCAGTTAGATCTTAAACCGATTAAAAAAATGGTGTTGGATATTAGGCGTTATATGCCTCGGGTTGGTACTAGGAAGCTGTATTTTTTGCTTAAACCCAAACTACAAGAACAAGGTATCAAGTTAGGCCGAGATGCGCTTTTCAACTACTTACGCGCTGAACGATTATTGGTAAGACCTAAGCATAGTTTTACAAAAACGACCAATAGTAGACATTGGATGAAAAAATACCCGAACTTATTAAAGGATTACCAGCCATGTGGTCCAGAGAGTGTGTTGGTGAGCGACATAACCTATGTTCAATCTGATGAAGGAGTTCACTACCTATCATTGGTTACGGATGCGTTTAGTCGAAAAATAATGGGCTATGAGCTGAGCAATGAAATGAAAGCGACGGATGTCGTGAAAGCGCTAGATATGGCTATCAAAGGGCGTCGATATCATCGTTCTTGTATCCATCATTCAGATCGTGGTCTGCAGTATTGCTCAGGTGTATATCAAGATAAATTGAAAACTAGCGGCATAATGCCTTCGATGACAGATGGTTATGACTGCTACCAAAATGCCTTAGCAGAAAGAATAAATGGGATCCTGAAACAAGAGTTCTTACTTGATAGGTGTAAGAATCTTGAGGAACTTAAACAACTAGTAAAAGAGTCTATCAATATCTATAACAATATGAGGCCGCACCTCAGTCTCATGATGAAAACTCCAAATGAGGTGCATGAAAAAAGCCAACAGCTGGCGCTGTTGGCTTAG
- a CDS encoding LysE/ArgO family amino acid transporter has translation MSFWVLLQGFGLGASMIIPIGAQNAYVLNQGIKRNHHLTTATICSLLDTLFISLGIFGGGAILSQNELLLTSVTLGGIAFLTVYGLLSLRSAFKVRTSDESKGEVLARGKRTVILGALAVTVLNPHLYLDTVVILGSIGGQFEGNDRIAFAMGTILASFVWFYSLSLGAAKLGPTLSKPKVKKGIDIAVATMMFAIAAVLTNGLIEQYW, from the coding sequence ATGAGTTTTTGGGTTTTATTACAAGGTTTTGGTCTAGGGGCAAGCATGATTATCCCTATTGGCGCGCAGAATGCGTACGTCCTAAATCAAGGGATAAAACGCAATCATCATTTAACGACAGCAACGATTTGTAGCCTGCTCGATACTCTGTTTATCTCATTGGGTATTTTTGGCGGCGGAGCAATATTGTCGCAAAATGAATTACTGCTTACCTCCGTGACATTAGGTGGCATCGCTTTTCTGACTGTGTATGGTTTGCTATCACTACGCAGTGCATTCAAAGTGCGCACCAGTGATGAATCGAAAGGTGAGGTATTGGCGCGTGGCAAGCGCACCGTTATTTTAGGAGCATTGGCAGTAACAGTATTAAACCCACACCTCTACTTGGATACCGTGGTAATTCTTGGATCCATTGGTGGGCAATTTGAAGGCAACGACAGAATTGCGTTTGCTATGGGGACTATATTGGCTTCGTTCGTCTGGTTTTACTCCTTATCACTGGGTGCGGCAAAGCTAGGCCCGACACTATCTAAACCTAAGGTTAAGAAAGGCATCGATATCGCGGTAGCAACCATGATGTTCGCCATAGCAGCTGTGCTTACCAATGGGCTTATTGAACAATACTGGTAA
- a CDS encoding LysR family transcriptional regulator ArgP — MRGLDYKWIEALDAVVKQRSFERAAEQLYISQSAVSQRIKQLEKWLAQPALVRESPPRPTPAGKKLLGLYRRVRLLEHELVPELMNEEGTQPLSISIATNADSLATWLLPALSDVMKSRQVELNLAIHGESRTIEKIKSGEVAGAISLESQAIPGCSVDYLGRMDYVCVASPDFHQRYFSEGVNYATLSKAPAVSYDQYDDLHKKFLHDHFNVPRDSVINHTVGSSEAFVRLALSGVAYCLIPRLQIIDELESGALIDITPGFLLSYRIYWHHWQLESGVLKEVSQAILSFAHNHLPQ, encoded by the coding sequence ATGCGCGGATTGGATTATAAATGGATAGAAGCACTGGATGCCGTAGTAAAACAACGTAGCTTCGAAAGGGCTGCTGAGCAGTTATATATTTCCCAGTCGGCGGTATCTCAGCGCATCAAACAGCTGGAAAAGTGGTTGGCTCAGCCTGCCTTAGTGAGAGAAAGCCCGCCTAGGCCAACGCCTGCGGGTAAAAAATTACTGGGCTTATATCGCCGTGTTCGTTTGTTAGAGCACGAACTTGTGCCTGAGTTAATGAATGAAGAGGGTACTCAACCACTATCGATATCTATAGCGACTAACGCTGATAGTTTGGCGACATGGTTACTACCAGCTTTGTCGGATGTTATGAAGTCTCGCCAAGTCGAGTTGAACCTTGCGATTCATGGTGAGTCGAGAACCATTGAAAAGATTAAAAGTGGCGAGGTGGCCGGTGCAATCAGTTTGGAGTCTCAAGCGATTCCTGGCTGCAGTGTCGACTATCTCGGTAGGATGGATTATGTGTGTGTGGCTAGCCCTGACTTTCATCAGCGTTACTTCTCAGAGGGCGTAAACTACGCCACCTTAAGCAAAGCGCCTGCGGTTTCCTATGATCAATACGATGATCTGCATAAGAAGTTTCTGCATGATCATTTTAACGTCCCGAGAGACAGTGTGATTAATCATACGGTCGGCAGTTCAGAAGCGTTTGTGCGCTTAGCGTTGTCGGGTGTCGCCTATTGCTTGATTCCTCGATTACAGATTATCGATGAGCTCGAGTCTGGTGCTCTGATTGATATTACCCCTGGCTTTCTTCTGTCTTATCGCATCTATTGGCACCATTGGCAGCTTGAGAGTGGGGTATTAAAAGAGGTATCCCAAGCGATATTAAGTTTTGCTCACAATCACTTACCTCAGTAA
- a CDS encoding oxidative stress defense protein encodes MKLVPKMLATSLTLTAALSAVSFPSLADSPSFPHISTTGYGEVIATPDMATFSVRVVESTMTAEQAKNTVDKVVTGFLNKLHQAGVDEASVHSSNLYLSPQYHYPKDGKPELVGYRASRNVTVQVNELANLNEYMDIAIGQGINQIDNIQLQVRDQAKYQEQARLEAIKDATSKAKSLASGFERELGDVWRVDYNAQSSQPVLMRSMAMDARTESNSYEDSTITIRDRVNVIYQIEE; translated from the coding sequence ATGAAGCTTGTACCAAAGATGTTAGCAACGTCTCTTACTCTTACTGCGGCGTTGAGTGCTGTGAGTTTTCCATCATTGGCTGACTCTCCATCCTTTCCTCATATTTCAACGACAGGCTATGGTGAAGTGATCGCGACACCTGATATGGCGACATTCTCTGTGAGAGTCGTGGAATCGACGATGACTGCTGAACAGGCTAAAAATACCGTTGATAAAGTCGTGACAGGCTTTCTAAATAAGCTGCATCAAGCAGGTGTTGATGAGGCGAGTGTTCACAGCTCGAACCTGTATTTATCTCCTCAATATCATTACCCGAAAGATGGCAAACCGGAACTGGTTGGCTACCGCGCCTCACGTAATGTGACCGTTCAAGTCAATGAACTCGCTAATCTGAACGAGTACATGGATATTGCTATCGGGCAGGGCATTAATCAGATCGACAACATCCAGCTGCAAGTTCGCGACCAAGCTAAATATCAAGAGCAAGCGCGTTTAGAAGCCATTAAAGATGCGACATCAAAAGCTAAATCATTAGCGAGTGGTTTTGAACGTGAGTTGGGTGATGTATGGCGCGTGGACTACAACGCCCAATCTTCTCAGCCTGTACTCATGCGTTCAATGGCGATGGATGCAAGAACAGAATCGAACTCTTATGAAGACTCAACGATCACCATTCGTGATCGCGTGAATGTGATCTACCAGATCGAAGAGTAA
- the serA gene encoding phosphoglycerate dehydrogenase — protein MAKVSLEKEKIKILLLEGLHPSSVEVLQAAGYTNIEYHKGSLPEDELLEAVKDAHFIGIRSRTNISQEVIDAAEKLVAVGCFCIGTNQVNLQAAAKRGIPVFNAPFSNTRSVAELVLGQVLLLLRGIPEKNALAHRGIWKKSADNSYEARGKRLGIIGYGHIGTQLGIIAENLGMRVYFYDIENKLSLGNATQVHTMTELLNKCDVISLHVPETNETKDMMGKEEFERMKPGSIFINAARGTVVDIPALCGALESGHLAGAAIDVFPTEPKTNADPFESPLMQFDNVILTPHVGGSTQEAQENIGVEVAGKLAKYSDNGSTLSSVNFPEVSLPLHTGTSRLLHIHENRPGILTQINTIFAEEGINIAGQYLQTAADMGYVVIDVEADRSEEALLKLKEIEGTIRARLLH, from the coding sequence ATGGCCAAAGTTTCACTGGAAAAAGAAAAAATAAAAATTCTACTTCTAGAAGGTCTTCACCCTTCTTCTGTAGAAGTACTGCAAGCCGCTGGTTACACAAACATTGAGTACCACAAAGGCTCGCTGCCGGAAGATGAACTTCTTGAAGCAGTTAAAGATGCTCACTTCATTGGTATTCGTTCTCGCACTAACATCTCCCAAGAAGTTATTGATGCAGCTGAAAAGCTGGTTGCCGTCGGTTGTTTCTGTATTGGTACTAACCAAGTCAACCTTCAAGCAGCAGCAAAACGCGGTATCCCTGTGTTCAACGCACCGTTCTCAAACACTCGAAGCGTTGCTGAGCTGGTTCTTGGTCAGGTTCTATTACTACTACGCGGTATCCCAGAAAAGAACGCTCTTGCTCACCGTGGCATCTGGAAAAAGAGTGCAGACAACTCTTACGAAGCTCGTGGTAAGCGTTTAGGTATTATTGGCTACGGTCACATCGGTACTCAACTGGGTATTATTGCTGAAAACCTTGGCATGCGTGTTTACTTCTACGACATTGAAAACAAACTGTCTTTGGGTAACGCAACGCAAGTTCATACCATGACGGAATTACTGAACAAGTGTGACGTAATCTCTTTGCATGTGCCTGAAACCAACGAAACAAAAGACATGATGGGTAAAGAAGAGTTCGAGCGCATGAAGCCTGGTTCTATCTTTATCAACGCAGCTCGTGGCACGGTAGTCGATATTCCTGCTCTGTGTGGCGCTCTGGAATCTGGTCACCTTGCAGGTGCGGCGATTGATGTTTTCCCAACAGAACCAAAAACCAATGCAGACCCGTTTGAGTCTCCATTAATGCAGTTCGATAACGTGATCCTAACGCCTCACGTGGGTGGTTCAACTCAAGAAGCACAAGAAAACATTGGTGTTGAAGTTGCTGGTAAGCTAGCGAAATACTCTGATAACGGCTCTACGCTATCAAGTGTTAACTTCCCAGAGGTATCACTACCACTGCATACTGGAACGTCTCGTTTATTACACATTCACGAAAACCGTCCAGGCATCCTAACTCAGATCAACACCATCTTCGCTGAAGAAGGGATCAACATCGCGGGTCAGTACTTACAGACTGCGGCTGATATGGGTTATGTCGTTATCGATGTAGAAGCCGATCGCTCTGAAGAAGCGCTGCTTAAACTGAAAGAGATCGAAGGCACAATCCGTGCTCGTCTTCTTCACTAA
- the rpiA gene encoding ribose-5-phosphate isomerase RpiA, giving the protein MTQDEMKKAAGWAALQYVEEGSIVGVGTGSTVNHFIDALGTMKDKIKGAVSSSVASTEKLEALEIKVFECNDVFKLDIYVDGADEINASRDMIKGGGAALTREKIVAAISDKFVCIVDGTKAVDVLGKFPLPVEVIPMARSYVARELVKLGGDPVYREGCTTDNGNVILDVYGMAIENPKQLEDIINGIAGVVTVGLFAHRGADVVITGTPEGAKIEE; this is encoded by the coding sequence ATGACTCAAGATGAAATGAAAAAAGCAGCGGGCTGGGCAGCACTTCAATATGTTGAAGAAGGCAGTATTGTAGGTGTAGGTACTGGCTCTACAGTAAATCACTTCATCGACGCACTTGGCACAATGAAAGACAAAATCAAAGGTGCGGTTTCAAGCTCTGTAGCCTCGACTGAAAAATTAGAAGCACTAGAAATCAAAGTATTTGAGTGCAACGACGTATTCAAACTAGACATCTATGTTGATGGCGCAGACGAAATTAACGCTTCACGCGATATGATCAAAGGCGGCGGCGCTGCTTTGACTCGTGAAAAAATCGTAGCAGCTATCTCTGACAAGTTTGTGTGTATTGTTGACGGCACTAAAGCAGTTGATGTGTTGGGTAAATTCCCACTGCCTGTTGAGGTAATCCCAATGGCACGTTCATACGTGGCACGTGAGCTGGTTAAGCTTGGTGGTGACCCAGTTTACCGCGAAGGCTGCACAACCGATAACGGCAACGTGATCCTAGATGTGTACGGCATGGCGATCGAAAACCCGAAACAACTAGAAGATATCATCAATGGTATTGCTGGTGTGGTGACGGTTGGTCTGTTCGCTCACCGTGGTGCTGATGTGGTTATCACAGGCACGCCTGAAGGTGCAAAAATCGAAGAATAA
- a CDS encoding 5-formyltetrahydrofolate cyclo-ligase gives MKTLTRSEFRKQIRIKRNALSGDQQTQSGIDLVKQCMQLDEIQSAQHIALYISIDGELDTQPLIEWLWAQGKQTYLPVLHPFSAGHLLFLHYSPTTPTVLNKYGIVEPQLNQMLVKPCQQLDLILTPLVGFDSHGHRLGMGGGYYDRTLAKWFETGEGATPIGLAHDCQHVGTLPIEEWDIPLPKIVTPSKTWQWENNH, from the coding sequence ATGAAGACGCTCACACGCAGCGAATTTCGCAAACAGATCCGTATCAAACGCAATGCCTTATCTGGCGACCAACAAACTCAGTCCGGTATCGACTTAGTTAAGCAGTGCATGCAGCTTGATGAAATTCAGTCTGCTCAGCATATTGCCCTCTATATTTCTATCGATGGCGAACTCGATACCCAGCCTTTAATCGAATGGTTATGGGCGCAAGGTAAGCAAACTTATTTACCAGTATTGCACCCCTTCTCTGCCGGACACTTGCTGTTTCTGCACTACTCGCCAACCACACCGACGGTCTTGAATAAGTACGGTATTGTCGAACCTCAGCTCAATCAAATGCTGGTTAAACCTTGTCAGCAACTCGACCTTATTCTTACGCCCCTTGTCGGCTTTGACTCTCATGGCCATCGTTTAGGTATGGGCGGCGGATATTACGATCGCACCTTAGCGAAGTGGTTCGAGACGGGCGAAGGCGCAACTCCTATTGGTTTGGCTCATGATTGCCAACATGTTGGTACCCTACCGATTGAAGAGTGGGACATTCCGTTACCTAAAATCGTGACTCCGAGTAAAACTTGGCAATGGGAAAACAACCATTAA
- the zapA gene encoding cell division protein ZapA, which translates to MSNQAVDVEILGKLTRVNCPPGQEESLIAAAADLDNRLKEMAERTKVTNEVKLLTIAALNICYELQTKKFEANDEQNALTERMEQLTTSLSDVLSKVKHGQQ; encoded by the coding sequence ATGAGTAATCAAGCGGTAGACGTTGAAATATTAGGAAAACTGACTCGAGTAAATTGTCCACCTGGGCAAGAAGAGTCATTGATTGCAGCGGCGGCCGATCTTGATAATCGATTGAAAGAGATGGCTGAACGTACTAAGGTAACCAATGAAGTGAAGCTGCTGACTATCGCAGCTCTGAATATTTGCTACGAATTACAAACCAAGAAGTTTGAAGCAAATGATGAACAAAACGCACTGACCGAGCGAATGGAACAGCTCACGACATCACTTTCAGATGTCCTCAGTAAAGTTAAGCACGGACAGCAATAG